In the genome of Tripterygium wilfordii isolate XIE 37 chromosome 19, ASM1340144v1, whole genome shotgun sequence, one region contains:
- the LOC119985277 gene encoding uncharacterized protein At4g26450-like isoform X1 produces the protein MHARHRSPGSGYRSGSVGMGLDGASLRGHGFYNSDHRSFNRGGGFGRGQAHLKSYHQQQPPLPPPQPHRKADIFMEAGRLAAEYMVSQGMLPPNTLAAKWQNGSLKNEFSSQEGDNLEGRTSALARLGSTGSDVGSGRRRYPDEFETRNYVKGRKRGRPHHGFGSDSSRDYGRSRSWSGRDKGEFVVEGGDDDNFSERRQEEQQGTKDVGNSFPGCSSVDSLAKGEEIGDAESGQEKHNSSKEMGSKLITSNVVKDIIHENDWPTSKVDGEVTNSSVVADETKDAASNDGLVKQVVLVDSPIQQCPPEAASSSKKGTDLLALCKFSKMPTKTRSSLTYSRNSKVDHVPNKKENNSDGETYVGSEVLVKDNSPEGSEVLVKDNSLEGSEVLVKDNSLDISPVAVQSDKPNHTEGPDLETSKQPSVHSVEDVGDLSPSYSVELGTCTRSPSFPDRGFMHEDNKVAGEGTSGLERTGIVNGERGEKRPNEYSDSREGSKKPKEWISFMVGKSDEYFQLSNLSNNKVYSQEEGPLSRFPESEVSVEYAQEKQLLPSSFKTCDLNLMEVSDMNESHHSDPMLIYPSIPEAKRKAAPIDVDLSISNSNLCGDYSMRTSDGKEIEVIDLDNDSAPEDKAFGNLQRKMEPVFPGLEGFSNNAANASDIPDVDDNYDGLLLSEYLNSFPNCAAIPEDINPMQNEMNLHNGEVPQKMGTLADDDSIYTSLGEIPLTSTWTKEVEQGSATNLEN, from the exons aTGCATGCAAGGCATCGCAGTCCTGGAAGTGGTTACAGGTCAGGTTCAGTTGGGATGGGTTTAGATGGTGCTTCTCTTCGAGGTCATGGCTTTTACAATTCCGACCACAGGAGCTTCAACCGTGGTGGTGGTTTTGGGCGGGGCCAGGCCCACCTAAAATCATACCACCAGCAACAGCCACCGCTGCCGCCACCACAACCTCACCGGAAAGCTGACATTTTTATGGAGGCAGGCAGGCTTGCGGCAGAGTATATGGTCTCTCAAGGTATGCTGCCTCCCAACACCCTCGCTGCTAAATGGCAGAATGGTAGTTTAAAGAACGAGTTTAGTTCTCAAGAGGGAGATAATCTGGAGGGCAGGACATCAGCCCTTGCCCGTTTGGGCAGTACTGGTTCTGATGTAGGTTCTGGTAGGAGAAGATACCCTGATGAATTTGAGACCAGGAATTATGTCAAAGGAAGGAAGAGAGGGAGGCCTCATCATGGGTTTGGATCTGACTCGTCTCGAGACTATGGGAGGAGTAGGTCATGGTCTGGTAGGGATAAGGGGGAGTTTGTTGTGGAGGGGGGCGATGATGATAATTTTTCTGAGAGGCGTCAGGAAGAGCAGCAAGGTACTAAGGATGTCGGTAATAGTTTTCCTGGGTGCAGCTCGGTGGATTCATTGGCCAAGGGTGAGGAAATTGGTGATGCTGAATCTGGACAGGAGAAGCACAATAGTTCGAAAGAAATGGGTTCCAAGTTGATTACTTCAAATGTTGTGAAAGACATTATACATGAGAATGATTGGCCAACCTCCAAGGTTGATGGAGAAGTGACAAATTCAAGTGTGGTGGCTGATGAGACGAAGGATGCTGCTAGCAATGATGGACTCGTGAAACAGGTTGTGCTGGTGGACTCACCCATTCAGCAATGTCCTCCAGAGGCTGCTTCCTCAAGCAAGAAGGGCACTGATTTATTGGCGCTGTGCAAATTTTCTAAAATGCCAACAAAAACACGATCATCCTTGACATATAGTAGGAATTCGAAGGTTGATCATGTTCCTAATAAAAAGGAGAACAATTCCGACGGTGAGACATATGTAGGATCTGAAGTCTTGGTTAAAGATAACTCCCCGGAAGGATCTGAAGTTTTGGTTAAAGATAACTCCCTGGAAGGATCTGAAGTCTTGGTTAAAGATAACTCCCTAGACATCTCACCAGTTGCTGTACAATCAGATAAACCTAATCATACTGAAGGCCCTGACTTGGAAACTTCAAAACAGCCATCTGTTCATTCTGTTGAGGATGTAGGAGACTTGAGTCCATCATATTCTGTCGAGCTGGGCACATGTACAAGGTCCCCATCTTTCCCTGATAGAGGATTTATGCATGAAGACAACAAAGTAGCAGGTGAGGGAACATCAGGACTTGAAAGGACTGGCATCGTGAATGGAGAAAGAGGTGAGAAGCGACCTAACGAATACAGTGATAGCAGGGAGGGAAGCAAGAAACCAAAAGAATGGATTTCATTTATGGTTGGTAAGTCTGATGAGTATTTCCAGCTTTCCAATTTGAGCAATAACAAAGTGTATTCACAAGAAGAGGGGCCTTTGTCTCGGTTTCCTGAAAGTGAAGTATCTGTTGAGTATGCACAGGAAAAACAGCTCTTGCCAAGTTCATTTAAGACCTGCGATCTTAATCTCATGGAAGTGTCTGATATGAATGAGAGTCATCACAGTGATCCAATGCTTATATACCCATCCATTCCTGAAGCCAAAAGAAAAGCAGCACCTATTGATGTTGATTTGTCCATAAGTAATTCCAATttatgtggtgattacagtatGCGAACAAGTGATGGCAAGGAGATTGAAGTAATTGACTTAGATAATGATTCTGCACCTGAAGACAAGGCTTTTGGTAATTTACAAAGAAA GATGGAGCCTGTGTTTCCTGGCTTGGAGGGCTTTTCCAACAATGCCGCAAATGCTAGTGATATTCCTGATGTTGATGATAATTATGATGGCCTTTTACTGTCTGAATACTTGAACTCTTTTCCAAACTGTGCTGCAATACCAGAGGACATCAATCCAATGCAGAATGAGATGAACCTTCACAATGGCGAGGTACCACAGAAAATG ggGACTCTCGCTGATGATGACTCAATCTATACTTCCCTGGGAGAAATACCGCTAA